AAGCGGCCGGTGGGGTCGTCGGCGAAGTGGTCGACGAACTCGATCTGCGGGGCGAACCGGCGGGCCACCGGCTCGGCCAGGTCGGCGCGACCCCGGGCGTCCTTGGCGAAGCCGCGGCTGACCAGGGCCCGGACCAGGCTGACCACGGTCCGCCGTTGGCTCTCGTCGAGGTCGGCGCAGAGCTGGCCCAGGCTGTGCTCGCCGTTGAGGTAGGGGCTCAGCGAGGACAGCCAGCGGAAGGCGGTGCGGCCCTTGATGAGGAACGCCGAGTCCGGTCCGCGCAGGTAGGCGCCGGCCGGAGCGTCGAGGAACACCACGTCATGGCGCAGCTTGGGACGCATCTCAAGGGTCTGGTCACCGTCCGTTAGCACGCTCATGCAGGCTCCTATGCCATCGACTGTGGCCGTTCCAAAAGTGAGCACCATCGTGCACAAGACGTTCACGAGCGTCAAACAAATGTTTCGTGAAGCTGGTGGTACGCGGCAAGGTCCCTTGTTCTGGGCTGGGGTGGAAGAGGTCCTTCCGGACAATCCGGCGTGTGCTCTTCCATGAAAGATCGACCTCGGCTAGCCTGTGGTCGGCATCCGGCTCTTTGCAGTTCAGGGGCCATGAAAGCGTGCTGTGTAAGGCCCTGTCGCACCGTCCACTCCGGACACGACCGGTTTGCTCCGGTCCACCGGACGGCCGCCGGGATTGATTCGTGCCGACGCCGCCATCGGATTTGCAACAATCTCGATCGTGTTAACAGGAAAGCCGAGGTGGCCGGATGAGGACGGAGACAATCTTGCCGACGTGTTCGCTTGAGCGTATTTCTTGGTCGTGGTGTCGGGCTGATGGGTGACGATTTCGCCATCGAGTTGGACGGCGTCACGAAGCGGTACCCGGGTGGGGTCACCGCCGTGGCTGACCTGCGCCTTCGGGTGCCGCGGGGAGAGGTCTTCGGCTTCCTCGGACCCAACGGCGCGGGCAAGACCACCACGATGCGGATGCTCGTCGGACTGGTCCGACCCACCAGCGGCCGGATCCGTGTCCTCGGACAGCCGCCCGGCACACCGGAACAGTTGGCTCAGGTCGGGGCCTTGATCGAATCTCCGACCTTTTACCCACACCTGTCCGGGCTCGACAATCTGCGCCTGGCGGCCCGGTACGCGGGCGTGCCGGAGAGCGCGGCCGAGCGGGTGCTGGCCGAGGTGGACCTCAGCGCGCGGGCCGGCTCCCGGTTCCGCGAGTACTCACTGGGTATGAAGCAGCGCCTCGGCGTGGCCGCCGCGTTGCTCAAGCAGCCGCACCTGCTGATCCTCGACGAGCCGACGAACGGGCTGGACCCGGCCGGCGTGTCGGAGATGCGCGAACTGCTGCGCTCGCTGGGCCAGCGCGGGCACACCGTGCTGCTCTCCAGCCATGTCCTCGGCGAGGTCGAGCAGGTCTGCGACCGGATCGCGGTGATCGACGGCGGTCGGCTCGTCGCCGACGGCACGCCCGACGAGCTACGGGCCCGCCTCGGTAGCGGGTCGCTGGTCATCGTCGCCGATCCGGTGGACAAGGCAGTCGCCTGCCTGACCGACCATGCGGCCGTGCAACGGGTGGATACCGTCGACGACACGCTACGGGTCGCCACCGACCCGGCGCTGGCCGCGGAACTCAACCGGCTCCTGGTCCAGGCCGGCGTCGAGGTCCGCGAACTGCGGCCGGTGCGCCACTCGCTGGAGGAGGCGTTCCTGGAACTGACCAAGGCCGAGCGGACCACCGGTGAGACGGGCCCGACGAGCCCGGGGGAGGGCGACAAGTGATCGCATCGGTACGTGCCGCCTGGTTCGCCGACCGGAAGCGGCCGGCGGTCTGGACCGTCACCGCGACCTGGACGATCCTGGCCATCGCGTTCGGCATCGGCATCCCGTACATCGTGCACCTGGCCCTCTCCGGTGACCCGAAACAGGCCGAGGCGGCCGAGTCGCTGCTCACCACCGTGCTGCCGGAGAAGCTGGTGTCCACCGGGATCGGGCTCTTCCCGCTCTTCGGCGGCGCGATCGTGGTGATCCTCGGCGCGCTGGTCGTCGGCAACGAGTACCGCTGGGGCACGCTCAACCTGATCTTCACCCAACGACCCCGGCGGGCGCAGGTGATGCTCGGGCACGCCGTGGCGCTCTGCGGCCTCACCCTGCTGCTGGTGCTGATCACCTTCACCGCCCTGGCCGTGGTCACCGCGATCCTCGCCACCGTCGAGGGGCAGGGGCTCGACTGGCCGTCGGTTGGTTCGCTGGCCGGCGCGGTGGGGGCGGCCTGGCTGATCTGCACCGCGCACGCGAGCGTCGGCTACTTCCTGGCCATCGCGTTCCGCAGCACCGCGACCGCCATCGCGGTCGGTCTGGTCTGGACGCTGGTGCTGGAGAACGCGGTCAACGGCCTCGCCCTGGTGCTCGAACCGTTGAAGGTGCTCCAGAAGGTGCTCCTGGCCCCGAGTTCCGGCTCGGTCGCCGGGGCGCTCGGCGCGCCCTCCCAGTTCGAGGGCGGCACGCCGGGGGTGATGGAGTCGTCGAGCGCCTGGTTGCCGGCTACCGTGCTGGCAGCCTACGTACTGCTCATGTTCGGCCTGGGTACCTGGGTCGCGGTGCGGCGCGACGTCAACTGACGAGCGGTCGTCGTCCGGCACGTCGACCAACGTGCCGGACGACGACCTGGACGGCAACGACGGGCCGGTCGTACGCCGGCCGACGGAAGGAGCCGGGATGGAGTTCCTCCTCGCCTTCGTGGTGACCGGACTGGCGGCCAGCGGTGGCTGGATCGCCTGGGCCGGGGTCCGGGGCTGGAGCCGGTACCGCAACCGCCGCCACGAGTTGGCGCTCGCCCGGGTCCGCGCCGAGGCGGTGGTGCGCCAGGCCGAGTTGGAGGCGCACGTCCGGGAGCTGGAACTGGCCAGCGAGACGTACGAGGACTTCAAGCGCCGCCACCCCGAGAACTGAGTCATCGACCGCCGACTGCCGTCGACCGGGTGCTTCCGGTCGACGGCAGTCGGTGTTCTGCAAGTGACCGCAACATTTCGACTTGGTTTGCAATCTATTGCAGAATGTTTCGGCAAGGACTAGCGTGCGGGCCAATCTACGACCACGGAAAGGCCGTCGATGAAACCCCCGCCACGATCCTCCAAGGCCCTGTTCGGCCTGGTTTCCCTACTTTCCCTGGCGCTCGTCGGCGCACCCGTCGCGGTGAGCCCCGCCAGTGCCGACGCCGCCGGGCGTCCCGACCCCCGCACCGCGGCCGGCGCGCCGCAGTGGCGCACCGAGCCCTCCGCCGAGGCCATGCTCCGGGCCGGCGCCGACGAGGCCCGCGCCGAGCAGTTCTACTTCGTCCTGCCGGACCGGTTCGCCAACGGCGACCCGCGCAACGACCGTGGTGGCCTGACCGGTGACCGGCTGAAGTCCGGTCTCGACCCGGCCGACAAGGGCTTCTACCACGGCGGCGACCTCAAGGGTGTGATCGACAAGCTCGACTACGTCGAGGGGTTGGGCACCACCGCGATCTGGCTCGCGCCGGTCTTCAAGAACCGACCCGTGCAGGGCGCCGGCGACGACGTCTCCGCCGGCTACCACGGGTACTGGATCACCGACTTCACCCAGGTCGACCCGCACTTCGGCACCAACGAGGAACTCGAGCGCCTGGTCGACCTCGCCCACCGGCGGGGGATCAAGGTCTACCTCGACGTCATCGTCAACCACACCGCCGACGTCATCAAGTACGCCGAGGACAAGTACGCGTACGTCGACAAGAAGACCAGCCCGTACACCGACGCGCAGGGGCGCTCCTTCGAGGACCGCAACTACGCCGA
The nucleotide sequence above comes from Micromonospora pallida. Encoded proteins:
- a CDS encoding ABC transporter permease — translated: MIASVRAAWFADRKRPAVWTVTATWTILAIAFGIGIPYIVHLALSGDPKQAEAAESLLTTVLPEKLVSTGIGLFPLFGGAIVVILGALVVGNEYRWGTLNLIFTQRPRRAQVMLGHAVALCGLTLLLVLITFTALAVVTAILATVEGQGLDWPSVGSLAGAVGAAWLICTAHASVGYFLAIAFRSTATAIAVGLVWTLVLENAVNGLALVLEPLKVLQKVLLAPSSGSVAGALGAPSQFEGGTPGVMESSSAWLPATVLAAYVLLMFGLGTWVAVRRDVN
- a CDS encoding ABC transporter ATP-binding protein, which produces MGDDFAIELDGVTKRYPGGVTAVADLRLRVPRGEVFGFLGPNGAGKTTTMRMLVGLVRPTSGRIRVLGQPPGTPEQLAQVGALIESPTFYPHLSGLDNLRLAARYAGVPESAAERVLAEVDLSARAGSRFREYSLGMKQRLGVAAALLKQPHLLILDEPTNGLDPAGVSEMRELLRSLGQRGHTVLLSSHVLGEVEQVCDRIAVIDGGRLVADGTPDELRARLGSGSLVIVADPVDKAVACLTDHAAVQRVDTVDDTLRVATDPALAAELNRLLVQAGVEVRELRPVRHSLEEAFLELTKAERTTGETGPTSPGEGDK